Proteins co-encoded in one Papaver somniferum cultivar HN1 chromosome 5, ASM357369v1, whole genome shotgun sequence genomic window:
- the LOC113280078 gene encoding uncharacterized protein LOC113280078 produces the protein MTRNKNKAKDLVQAAIEEESPIPVVDINIITNKLTATLPAKDCCAPPPSKVYECVPVIEKARPLPDLPLDIIVTDIFTRLPAECIFQLWQQTNSSDVLYDYFTINANFIRAHLDRGFRAITPTIVIQSLTQYVGNVVKLFISEDGTAENFKAATSLDLLGSCNNPYNCKAPFSEEQATHLGSCHGFLIFECLLIHFSAVFRIWNPITKEQVILAPRRYTPVRVCGFYFHPLKKEYEVVCVRTSRTKPRWDFQILSLRTKSKRGVGTCYYGPSIKKPASVFVNGTLYWMVYMFMPQAYLTQHIHRGN, from the coding sequence ATgacaagaaataaaaataaagcaaaggaTCTTGTTCAAGCAGCAATCGAGGAGGAGAGTCCTATTCCTGTTGTTGATATCAATATCATTACCAACAAACTTACTGCTACACTTCCAGCAAAGGATTGTTGTGCACCTCCTCCTTCAAAAGTCTATGAATGTGTTCCAGTAATTGAGAAGGCTCGTCCTCTCCCTGATCTCCCTCTAGATATCATCGTCACAGACATATTTACTAGACTACCAGCAGAGTGCATCTTCCAGCTTTGGCAGCAAACTAATTCAAGTGATGTATTATATGACTACTTCACCATAAACGCCAATTTTATCCGGGCGCACTTAGACCGAGGCTTCCGAGCTATTACTCCCACCATTGTGATCCAATCTCTTACGCAATACGTGGGCAATGTCGTCAAACTTTTTATTTCTGAAGATGGTACAGCTGAGAACTTTAAGGCTGCAACAAGCTTGGATCTACTTGGTTCATGTAATAATCCGTATAATTGCAAGGCGCCGTTTTCAGAAGAACAAGCAACTCATCTCGGTTCATGTCATGGGTTTCTTATATTCGAATGCTTGCTGATTCACTTTTCAGCGGTTTTCCGTATTTGGAATCCGATTACAAAAGAGCAAGTAATTCTTGCTCCTAGAAGATATACTCCTGTCCGTGTCTGTGGATTTTACTTCCATCCGCTTAAGAAGGAATACGAAGTGGTTTGTGTACGTACGTCGCGTACTAAACCAAGATGGGATTTTCAGATTCTTAGTTTGAGAACCAAGAGTAAAAGAGGTGTTGGTACCTGCTATTATGGTCCAAGTATCAAAAAACCGGCCTCTGTATTTGTTAATGGGACACTTTACTGGATGGTTTATATGTTTATGCCCCAAGCCTATCTGACTCAACATATACACCGAGGAAATTAG
- the LOC113280077 gene encoding F-box protein At3g07870-like produces the protein MGKQHPCIAWVPILWDKRSKTKSKDCAQAIKEEGPINLNHVVGTITNTLTARLSAKDWARVRAEIRAFEKGRPLPDLPLDIIVTNIFTRLPAKCIFQLWQQTNSNDALYGLIMNSNFVHMHLDRGGRTNTPPTIVMQSLTQSVGNVIKLFLSEDGRAESIKAATSLDLRSCNSAYNCEGPFTLCGSCDGFLLFRCVIGPELFCIWNPITKEQVIVTPDHPGYTTTTRVCGFYFHPLTKEYEVVCVHQLAWKPMWEFQIISLRTKRKRSVGTCHYCPSSVKTAHVFINGTFYWMVDSVMYRFDNGVSPSLSHSILSFNIETEEFGTMEVVKPSNCQVPNSDCLEDVFQLFELEGRLCLFDSLSITNGAFIWDLNYDTKRWVKKHSITSPENRY, from the coding sequence ATGGGTAAGCAACATCCATGCATTGCTTGGGTTCCAATCCTTTGGGATAAAAGgagtaaaacaaaatcaaaggaTTGTGCTCAAGCGATTAAGGAGGAGGGTCCTATTAATCTTAATCATGTTGTTGGTACCATCACCAACACACTTACTGCTAGACTTTCAGCAAAGGATTGGGCACGAGTTCGAGCAGAAATCCGTGCATTTGAGAAGGGTCGTCCTCTCCCTGATCTTCCTTTAGATATCATCGTCACCAACATATTTACTAGACTTCCAGCAAAGTGCATCTTCCAGCTTTGGCAgcaaactaattcaaatgacGCATTGTATGGCTTAATCATGAATTCCAACTTTGTTCATATGCACCTAGACCGAGGAGGGCGAACTAATACTCCTCCAACCATTGTGATGCAATCTCTTACGCAATCCGTTGGGAATGTCATCAAACTTTTTCTTTCTGAAGATGGTAGAGCCGAGAGCATTAAGGCTGCAACAAGCTTGGATCTTCGTTCATGTAATAGTGCATATAATTGCGAGGGGCCGTTTACTCTTTGCGGTTCATGTGATGGGTTTCTTTTATTCAGGTGCGTAATTGGTCCAGAGCTTTTCTGTATTTGGAATCCGATTACAAAAGAACAAGTAATTGTGACTCCTGATCACCCAGGATATACTACTACTACTCGTGTATGTGGATTTTACTTCCATCCACTTACAAAAGAATACGAAGTAGTTTGTGTACATCAGTTAGCTTGGAAACCGATGTGGGAGTTTCAGATTATTAGTTTAAGAACTAAACGTAAAAGAAGTGTTGGTACCTGCCATTATTGTCCAAGTAGCGTAAAAACGGCGCATGTATTTATTAACGGAACATTTTACTGGATGGTTGATTCCGTCATGTATAGGTTTGATAACGGTGTTTCCCCGAGCCTATCACATTCAATATTGTCATTTAATATAGAAACCGAGGAATTTGGCACCATGGAAGTTGTTAAGCCATCTAACTGTCAGGTACCTAATTCGGATTGCCTTGAAGATGTGTTTCAACTTTTCGAGTTGGAAGGCCGTTTATGCCTATTTGATTCTTTGTCAATTACCAACGGGGCGTTCATATGGGATCTTAACTACGATACCAAACGATGGGTTAAAAAGCACTCGATAACGTCTCCGGAGAATCGTTACTGA
- the LOC113283663 gene encoding uncharacterized protein LOC113283663, with translation MAGITTFSTSSSSSCLRYSSSSGAATTLSLSSNKPFILPMRLSTPKFTPLRHKFTKILSFTSNDIKVGASIEVDGAPWKVLEFLHVKPGKGAAFVRTKIRNYVTGSTVEKTFRAGISMSEADVAKETKQYTYKEGAQFVFMDLTTYEEIRLNDSDVGDKKKWLKEGMDCIMHFWKGKCIDFELPITVKMKVIQTDPGLKGDTAQGGSKPATVDTGATVSVPLFINTGDDILVDTRTGNYMGREK, from the exons ATGGCGGGAATCACTACATTCagtacttcatcatcatcatcatgtcttcgttattcatcatcatcaggagCTGCAACAACACTTTCATTATCATCTAATAAACCATTTATTCTCCCAATGCGTTTATCTACACCTAAATTCACTCCTCTCCGTCACAAATTCACCAAAATTCTGTCTTTTACTAGTAATGATATCAAAGTTGGTGCTAGTATTGAAGTTGATGGTGCCCCTTGGAAAGTTCTTG AGTTCCTTCATGTGAAACCAGGGAAAGGAGCTGCGTTTGTGAGGACCAAGATTAGGAATTATGTTACTGGAAGTACTGTTGAAAAGACTTTTCGAGCTGGAATTTCG ATGAGTGAAGCTGATGTCGCGAAGGAGACTAAGCAATACACTTACAAAGAGGGTGCTCAATTTGTGTTCATGGACCTG ACTACGTATGAGGAAATTCGTTTGAATGACTCCGATGTGGGTGACAAGAAGAAGTGGCTGAAAGAAGGAATGGACTGCATTATGCACTTCTGGAAGGGAAAG TGTATCGACTTTGAACTTCCAATCACAGTTAAGATGAAGGTGATTCAAACTGATCCTGGCCTTAAAGGTGACACTGCACAAGGTGGATCAAAGCCAGCAACTGTCGACACTGGTGCTACAGTGAGTGTTCCTTTGTTCATTAACACTGGCGACGACATATTGGTGGACACTAGAACCGGGAATTACATGGGCAGGGAAAAGTAG